In Candidatus Manganitrophaceae bacterium, one DNA window encodes the following:
- the cysZ gene encoding sulfate transporter CysZ has translation MKDNPLRGAEYLLRGLVLIRQSGLRRYVLIPLAINAALFSLIIWFVAGQFDRLITWLLPTWLDWLEWFLWPLFAVSASILIFFTFIHLVHFIGAPFNGLLSEAAEAHLKGGPAKEEMGWKRMMANLWPILLSEFRKTTYFISRAIPILLLFFIPMVNVLAPFVWIGFSAWMLALEYSDYPMGNHGILFSKQWPILKEKRLMVLGFGGATLLLLMIPFLNSFAMPMAVAGATAMWVEQFAKE, from the coding sequence ATGAAAGATAATCCCTTGAGAGGTGCAGAATACCTGCTGCGTGGTTTGGTTCTCATCCGGCAGTCTGGGCTCCGCCGATATGTACTCATCCCGCTTGCGATCAACGCCGCTCTCTTCTCCTTGATCATCTGGTTTGTGGCCGGACAGTTTGACCGTCTGATCACATGGTTGCTGCCGACATGGCTCGACTGGCTGGAATGGTTTCTCTGGCCGCTGTTTGCTGTAAGCGCGTCGATCCTGATTTTCTTCACTTTTATTCATCTGGTTCATTTTATTGGGGCACCCTTTAATGGTCTGCTTTCTGAAGCAGCGGAGGCTCATCTTAAAGGAGGTCCCGCGAAGGAGGAAATGGGGTGGAAGAGAATGATGGCCAACCTTTGGCCCATTCTCCTCTCGGAATTCAGAAAAACAACCTACTTCATCTCGCGAGCCATCCCGATCCTGCTCCTCTTCTTCATCCCCATGGTCAATGTTCTTGCTCCCTTTGTCTGGATCGGGTTCAGCGCCTGGATGCTGGCCCTGGAATATTCCGACTACCCGATGGGGAATCATGGGATACTGTTCTCAAAACAATGGCCGATCCTTAAGGAGAAGCGGCTTATGGTTCTGGGTTTTGGCGGTGCAACCCTCCTGCTTCTGATGATTCCTTTTTTGAATTCCTTTGCGATGCCGATGGCCGTAGCAGGCGCGACCGCCATGTGGGTAGAGCAGTTCGCAAAGGAATGA
- a CDS encoding DUF2132 domain-containing protein: MSEPQANNPLHGITLEQIVNSLVAHYGWSALGKRINIRCFNSDPSLKSSLKFLRKTPWARKKVENLYLAVQKNNGR; this comes from the coding sequence ATGAGTGAGCCACAAGCCAATAACCCTCTCCACGGCATTACCCTGGAGCAGATCGTGAATAGCTTGGTTGCGCATTATGGATGGAGCGCCTTAGGCAAGCGGATCAACATCCGCTGTTTCAACAGCGATCCGTCCTTGAAGTCCAGCCTGAAATTCCTGCGAAAGACACCCTGGGCCAGAAAAAAAGTCGAGAACTTATACCTTGCCGTTCAGAAAAATAACGGCCGGTAA
- a CDS encoding DUF1643 domain-containing protein: protein MIEFIPARILKKDFDIFGHFYSVTLRSGDKIDCRSVLEIVTKKRKKNGIDSILKQAPDAIFIMMNPGSSIPLEPINNAISEAGINRLAISLVPTRPDTTQYQVMRVMHYCGWDHVRVLNISDMRDPKSGNFITRYRKVEESTGFQAHSIFSGERRDELRGKLLRKPEAPIVYAWGVSADLDPLIQRCLTRISGMPDRSDFAGLLKPGTDNKYFHPLPTLQKDKMKWVNNILEKMKPEQARA from the coding sequence ATGATTGAATTCATACCTGCACGAATACTCAAGAAAGATTTCGATATCTTCGGGCACTTCTACTCAGTCACCCTGAGATCAGGAGATAAGATTGACTGTAGAAGCGTTCTTGAAATTGTGACAAAGAAACGAAAAAAAAATGGGATAGACTCAATATTAAAACAAGCGCCCGATGCAATATTTATCATGATGAATCCGGGGTCATCCATCCCCCTAGAACCGATCAATAACGCCATTTCTGAGGCGGGGATAAATCGGCTTGCCATCTCCCTTGTGCCAACAAGGCCAGACACCACGCAGTATCAAGTCATGAGAGTAATGCATTATTGTGGCTGGGATCATGTAAGGGTATTAAATATTTCCGATATGAGAGACCCTAAAAGTGGAAATTTTATTACGCGATATAGAAAAGTCGAGGAAAGTACAGGATTCCAGGCCCACTCTATTTTTTCAGGTGAGAGAAGGGATGAACTGAGAGGCAAGTTGCTTAGAAAGCCGGAGGCACCCATTGTCTATGCCTGGGGTGTCAGCGCGGACTTGGACCCACTTATTCAAAGGTGTTTAACTCGGATATCAGGCATGCCCGACAGGTCGGATTTTGCCGGACTTCTTAAGCCAGGAACGGATAATAAGTATTTCCATCCATTGCCAACCCTCCAAAAAGACAAAATGAAGTGGGTGAACAATATACTTGAAAAAATGAAACCCGAACAAGCAAGGGCTTGA
- a CDS encoding universal stress protein: protein MVEQSLPKIIAHSNKEVITMPIQTILVPTDFSELATEAVDFAFLMGEQMKLSMIFLYVDEWPDHSDPMAPLHNEYGIYKKNDASALLNDLVQRAKDRGLKGSKELVDGVPSVEIIRTAKKRKTDLIVIGTHGRTGVTHIMIGRQADQVIRESPCPVVTVKSTKHEYPSA from the coding sequence GTGGTAGAACAATCGCTGCCAAAGATTATTGCCCACTCCAACAAGGAGGTGATCACCATGCCGATTCAAACGATATTGGTTCCAACCGATTTTTCCGAGTTAGCAACCGAGGCGGTCGACTTCGCATTTTTAATGGGCGAACAAATGAAGTTAAGTATGATTTTTCTATATGTGGATGAATGGCCCGATCATTCAGACCCGATGGCGCCCCTCCATAACGAGTATGGCATCTACAAGAAAAATGATGCGAGCGCGTTATTAAATGACTTGGTTCAAAGGGCGAAAGATCGGGGTCTGAAAGGAAGTAAGGAGTTGGTCGACGGAGTCCCGTCTGTCGAGATCATCCGGACGGCCAAAAAACGAAAGACCGACCTTATTGTAATAGGAACACACGGAAGAACCGGCGTTACGCATATCATGATTGGCCGTCAGGCGGACCAGGTGATCCGGGAATCCCCTTGCCCCGTCGTCACAGTGAAGAGCACGAAACACGAATATCCGTCGGCTTAA
- a CDS encoding GIY-YIG nuclease family protein translates to MTWTVYILECADGKLYTGITTDLLRRISEHETGRGARFTKGRGPFRLVYKEPCKSRSAAAKRELEIKAKTRTEKLAMILA, encoded by the coding sequence ATGACTTGGACAGTGTACATCCTGGAATGTGCCGATGGGAAACTCTACACGGGCATCACGACGGACCTGTTGCGGAGAATCTCAGAACACGAAACGGGCAGAGGGGCGCGATTTACGAAGGGTCGCGGGCCATTCCGGCTTGTTTATAAAGAACCCTGTAAAAGTCGGTCGGCTGCGGCAAAAAGGGAATTGGAGATCAAGGCAAAGACGCGCACCGAGAAACTGGCCATGATTTTAGCTTGA
- a CDS encoding DUF2130 domain-containing protein: protein MMKQTANKISCPNCGEEIDVNDILYHQVDEALKRKYREELAKERNNYQNQLTSMNEERQKLAQAREKQDLIVAEKIKQGIRAEEKRLKTTIKADLAEEQSHQLKSLHEELNEKSSQLKEFNKAKSDIERLKREKNELKESIEAESEKRLNEKISEERDKIIKIEGEKSLLKLAEREKVIRQLNEKLKAAQRQAEQGSMQTQGEVQELAIEEWLAGQFPMDTIEEIKKGARGADCLQRIHTRTRQNCGTIYYESKRTKGFQPGWIEKFKKDIREKNADIGVLVTESMPTDMERMGIKEGIWICTFMEFKGLCVALRESIIRVSQAIAIQDNKGDKMGMLYDFLTGNEFRLQIEAIVEGFNQLQTDLESEKRAMMGIWKKREKQIQKVLLNTNHMYNSVKGIAGNAIQSIPLLELPEAGEEETKLL, encoded by the coding sequence ATGATGAAACAAACAGCCAATAAAATAAGTTGCCCGAATTGTGGCGAAGAGATTGATGTAAACGATATTTTATATCATCAGGTCGATGAAGCCCTCAAAAGGAAGTATCGGGAGGAATTGGCGAAAGAAAGAAACAACTATCAGAACCAACTCACTTCAATGAATGAGGAACGCCAAAAACTTGCGCAAGCAAGGGAGAAGCAGGATCTTATTGTCGCGGAAAAAATAAAACAGGGCATAAGGGCAGAGGAGAAGCGATTAAAAACAACAATCAAGGCGGACTTGGCCGAAGAACAATCACATCAACTGAAATCGCTGCACGAAGAGCTCAATGAAAAATCGTCCCAACTCAAGGAATTTAACAAAGCCAAGTCAGACATAGAACGATTGAAAAGAGAGAAAAATGAGCTCAAGGAGTCTATCGAAGCAGAATCAGAAAAACGCCTGAATGAAAAAATATCTGAAGAAAGAGATAAGATTATAAAAATTGAAGGAGAAAAATCTCTCTTAAAACTTGCTGAAAGAGAGAAGGTCATTCGCCAATTGAATGAGAAATTAAAAGCGGCCCAAAGACAAGCTGAGCAGGGTTCCATGCAGACACAGGGTGAAGTACAGGAGCTGGCCATTGAGGAATGGCTTGCTGGACAATTCCCTATGGACACGATAGAGGAAATAAAAAAAGGCGCAAGGGGCGCGGACTGTCTTCAACGAATCCATACAAGAACCCGGCAAAACTGTGGAACCATCTACTATGAAAGCAAACGGACGAAGGGTTTTCAGCCGGGCTGGATCGAGAAATTCAAAAAAGATATTCGCGAGAAAAATGCCGATATCGGCGTATTGGTGACCGAGTCGATGCCGACGGACATGGAAAGAATGGGGATTAAAGAAGGCATCTGGATTTGTACCTTTATGGAATTTAAAGGCCTCTGTGTCGCACTCCGAGAGTCGATTATTCGTGTGAGTCAGGCCATCGCAATCCAGGATAATAAGGGCGACAAGATGGGGATGCTTTACGACTTTCTGACCGGCAACGAATTCAGGCTCCAGATTGAAGCCATCGTTGAGGGCTTCAATCAACTGCAAACAGATCTGGAGTCAGAAAAAAGAGCGATGATGGGCATCTGGAAGAAAAGAGAAAAACAAATCCAAAAAGTCCTGCTCAACACAAACCACATGTACAATTCCGTAAAAGGAATCGCCGGGAATGCCATCCAATCCATCCCCCTGCTCGAACTCCCTGAAGCGGGGGAAGAAGAGACCAAACTCCTCTGA
- a CDS encoding DUF4388 domain-containing protein: MTEDFFTPTGSLQDIRFPKTLQTIWQNEKTGVLNLFRNDLNKSIYFKNGEIIFAVSLYPDDRLGEVLLKTGKIRYKEYERSVELLKKTGKRQGTILVEEGFIEPKDLFEGVILQAKEIILSLFTWINGEYKFTEGPLRTPS, from the coding sequence ATGACAGAAGATTTCTTTACGCCAACCGGCTCCCTTCAGGACATACGATTTCCAAAAACACTTCAGACCATCTGGCAAAATGAAAAAACCGGGGTACTTAATCTTTTCCGGAATGACCTCAATAAGTCGATTTATTTTAAAAATGGCGAGATCATCTTCGCGGTCTCCCTGTATCCGGATGACCGGCTTGGCGAGGTCCTGTTAAAAACCGGGAAAATCCGGTACAAGGAATACGAACGATCGGTTGAACTCCTGAAGAAGACAGGAAAGCGACAGGGAACCATTCTCGTGGAAGAAGGCTTCATTGAACCAAAAGATCTCTTTGAGGGCGTGATCTTACAGGCCAAGGAAATCATTCTGAGCCTCTTTACCTGGATCAATGGAGAATACAAGTTTACGGAAGGCCCTCTCCGAACACCATCATAG
- the secF gene encoding protein translocase subunit SecF, translated as MREFFKNTDINFLGKRQSFYLLSIILLSIGLIALVQISRGKGNLGIDFAGGAAVQLKFEQPISINEARRALRDGGLPGTELQEITRENKLIIRIKKKDIVQKNIRGQIKSIISKSFSGNSFIIESSTEIGPTIGKKLQRDALWAIAISLIGIVSFIAYRFQFQFGIAAAIAAFHDVLVVLGTFFLLDKEITLLTVTALLTIAGYSLNDTVVIFDRIRENLKARKKESFEQTINKTINDVLSRTFITSVTTFLAVAALYLFGGEVIHDFALAVLIGVVVGTYSSWFIASSLLVTWRQRSQESRVLKRA; from the coding sequence ATGCGAGAGTTCTTTAAAAATACAGACATCAATTTTCTCGGGAAGCGTCAGAGCTTCTATCTCTTGTCCATCATCCTCCTATCCATTGGCCTGATCGCCCTGGTGCAGATCTCACGCGGCAAAGGGAATTTAGGGATCGATTTCGCCGGGGGTGCCGCCGTTCAGCTTAAATTTGAACAGCCGATCTCGATTAATGAAGCGAGAAGGGCCCTGAGAGACGGGGGGCTTCCGGGAACCGAACTCCAGGAAATCACACGGGAGAACAAGTTGATCATCCGAATCAAGAAAAAGGATATTGTCCAGAAAAATATCAGAGGGCAGATAAAATCGATCATTTCAAAGTCCTTTTCCGGAAATTCATTCATTATTGAAAGCAGCACGGAGATCGGACCCACCATAGGGAAAAAGCTTCAGAGAGATGCCCTTTGGGCGATCGCAATTTCCCTCATCGGCATCGTCTCTTTCATTGCATACCGGTTTCAATTTCAGTTTGGCATTGCAGCGGCCATTGCGGCCTTTCATGACGTCCTCGTCGTATTGGGAACTTTCTTCCTTTTGGATAAAGAGATCACCCTCCTCACGGTGACGGCCCTCTTGACCATTGCAGGTTATTCACTCAATGATACGGTTGTTATTTTTGACCGAATCCGCGAGAACCTCAAGGCCCGAAAAAAAGAATCTTTCGAACAAACGATCAATAAGACGATTAACGATGTTCTTTCCCGGACGTTTATCACCAGCGTGACAACCTTTCTGGCGGTTGCCGCGCTCTACCTTTTCGGAGGGGAAGTCATTCATGATTTTGCCCTCGCTGTCCTGATCGGGGTGGTCGTCGGAACCTATTCTTCCTGGTTCATTGCCAGTTCTCTCCTCGTGACCTGGAGGCAACGAAGCCAAGAATCCAGGGTTCTAAAAAGGGCATAA
- the secD gene encoding protein translocase subunit SecD produces the protein MKREVKGRFLIILTAIILSVLFLLPSTPLYSILPDWWGTIFPDKGITLGLDLRGGMHLILEVEGEKAVENAIERNMASLKDALKDEEITISSIQREGREISFSFDSGDNEKITELLDDKYASLVTSREESGEKVLTFRKSEEKRILDMATLQALETIRNRIDEFGVTEPLIQQQGANQILIQLPGVKEPERAIELIGKTAQLEFKLINETSALLNQFPSRLNPEEAEQFFDEFKDKIDPEDEILFGRNVDKDTGDVTKTPYLVKKQAVLAGDLLTDARVSFGEFNDPYVSITFDPLGSKLFEKVTDENRRRRLAIVLDKSVKSAPRIQEKISGGQAQITGTFTTQEANDLAIFLRAGALPAPVRIIQNVTVGPSLGKDSIQKGLIAGLFGSLMVVIFMVVYYRLSGLLADIAMALNLILLFGALAALNATLTLPGIAGIILTAGLAVDANVLILERIREELRAGRPVRLAIDAGYSKAFSSIFDSNVTTLITGFALFMFGTGPIKGFAVTLSLGVMINLFTSLVGTKVVYDLINGRKRLEHLSI, from the coding sequence ATGAAACGAGAAGTCAAGGGGCGCTTTCTCATTATCCTCACAGCGATAATACTCTCCGTCCTGTTTCTCCTCCCCTCAACACCGCTTTATTCCATTCTACCCGATTGGTGGGGAACTATCTTCCCGGACAAGGGAATAACCCTCGGCCTTGATCTGCGGGGAGGAATGCACCTTATTTTGGAAGTCGAAGGGGAAAAGGCGGTCGAAAATGCAATTGAACGGAATATGGCATCGCTCAAAGATGCGCTGAAAGATGAAGAGATCACGATTTCCTCTATTCAACGGGAAGGAAGAGAAATCTCATTCTCCTTCGATTCCGGGGACAATGAAAAGATCACCGAACTCCTGGACGACAAATATGCAAGCCTAGTGACCAGCCGGGAGGAAAGTGGGGAAAAAGTCCTGACCTTCCGAAAATCAGAGGAGAAAAGAATCCTCGATATGGCGACACTCCAGGCCTTAGAGACCATTCGGAATCGAATCGACGAATTCGGGGTCACGGAGCCGCTGATTCAACAACAGGGGGCCAACCAGATCCTGATCCAGCTTCCCGGGGTCAAGGAACCCGAACGGGCCATTGAATTGATCGGAAAAACGGCCCAACTCGAGTTTAAACTCATCAATGAGACCTCTGCTCTCCTGAATCAATTTCCCTCCCGGCTCAATCCGGAGGAGGCAGAACAATTCTTCGACGAATTTAAAGATAAAATTGACCCGGAAGACGAGATCCTTTTTGGACGGAATGTCGATAAAGATACCGGCGATGTTACAAAAACGCCCTACCTTGTCAAGAAACAGGCGGTCCTTGCGGGAGATCTTCTTACCGATGCTCGTGTCTCCTTTGGGGAGTTTAATGACCCCTACGTATCCATCACGTTTGATCCGCTGGGTTCCAAACTCTTTGAGAAGGTGACCGACGAAAACAGGAGAAGACGTCTCGCCATTGTTCTGGACAAATCCGTGAAATCGGCACCGCGCATCCAGGAGAAGATCAGCGGGGGCCAGGCCCAGATCACAGGGACCTTTACGACACAGGAGGCCAATGATCTCGCTATTTTCCTGCGGGCGGGCGCGCTGCCCGCCCCGGTCAGGATCATCCAGAATGTCACGGTCGGGCCGTCCCTGGGAAAAGACTCTATTCAGAAGGGGCTCATCGCGGGCCTGTTTGGGTCCTTGATGGTGGTTATTTTTATGGTGGTTTATTATCGGCTCTCCGGCTTGCTTGCCGATATTGCGATGGCCCTCAATTTGATTCTGTTGTTTGGCGCTTTGGCCGCATTGAACGCAACTTTGACCTTACCCGGCATTGCCGGGATTATTTTAACCGCTGGCCTGGCTGTAGATGCAAATGTCTTGATTCTGGAACGCATCCGGGAAGAATTGCGTGCGGGGCGGCCCGTTCGTCTTGCAATTGATGCCGGGTACAGCAAAGCCTTTTCATCTATTTTTGATTCCAATGTCACAACGCTCATTACTGGCTTTGCTCTTTTTATGTTTGGAACCGGTCCGATCAAGGGCTTTGCGGTCACACTCTCTCTCGGGGTGATGATTAATCTCTTTACCTCTCTGGTTGGCACAAAGGTGGTGTACGACCTCATCAATGGCCGAAAACGCCTGGAACATTTGAGTATTTAA
- the yajC gene encoding preprotein translocase subunit YajC yields MEWLEATAWAQTGGSASGSSGSGPAQILGFVPFILIFILFYFLLVMPQQKRARKQKEMIEALKKGERVSTSGGIIGTVTNLTPKVVTLQVADGVRIKVVRTNIEALADGSEKKGEKGK; encoded by the coding sequence TTGGAATGGCTTGAAGCAACGGCATGGGCCCAAACAGGAGGCAGTGCCAGCGGATCGTCGGGAAGCGGCCCTGCGCAGATTCTCGGGTTTGTCCCTTTTATTCTTATTTTCATCCTTTTTTATTTTCTGCTCGTCATGCCCCAACAAAAGCGCGCCAGGAAACAAAAAGAGATGATCGAGGCCTTAAAAAAGGGAGAACGCGTCTCGACATCAGGAGGGATTATCGGGACGGTCACCAACCTCACCCCGAAGGTGGTCACACTTCAGGTGGCGGATGGCGTTCGCATCAAGGTTGTCCGAACCAATATTGAAGCCCTGGCGGACGGTTCTGAAAAGAAAGGGGAAAAGGGAAAATGA
- the tgt gene encoding tRNA guanosine(34) transglycosylase Tgt → MKTEYSARDAGHFKIVHSSKTSFARSGVIRTDHGEIETPAFMPVGTAGTVKGMSPEDLTGLGAQVILCNAYHLYLRPGDGFIEKRKGLHSFISWDKPILTDSGGYQIFSLTGLARVTEEGVTFQSHLDGSRHFISPERAIEIESNIGADIIMAFDECLPYPSDYEKTRLSLDRTLRWAGRCKEAHSRKDQFLYGIIQGGFYNDLREKGVEGLLEMDFDGLAVGGLSVGEPQEKMLEVLEKVIPIIPDHKPRYLMGVGRPEDLVEGVQRGVDIFDCVLPTRHARTGALFTHGGEIHIKNARYKEDDRPLDPDCGCYTCRHFSRAYLRHLFMAKELLAIRLNSLHNLYYYLGLLKGLRQAIEKDSLEDFCRKFYQRRQSTQE, encoded by the coding sequence ATCAAAACTGAATATTCTGCAAGAGACGCGGGGCATTTTAAAATCGTCCATTCGTCAAAAACCTCTTTCGCCCGCAGCGGGGTCATCAGGACAGACCACGGTGAAATCGAGACACCGGCTTTTATGCCCGTCGGAACGGCCGGGACGGTGAAAGGGATGAGCCCTGAAGATCTCACAGGTCTCGGGGCTCAGGTCATCCTCTGCAACGCCTATCATCTCTATTTAAGACCAGGGGACGGTTTTATTGAAAAACGGAAGGGATTGCACTCCTTTATCTCCTGGGACAAACCGATACTAACCGACAGCGGCGGCTACCAGATTTTCAGCCTGACCGGCCTCGCACGTGTGACAGAGGAGGGAGTTACTTTTCAGTCCCATCTCGATGGCTCACGACATTTCATCTCCCCTGAAAGAGCCATAGAGATCGAATCCAATATCGGCGCCGACATTATCATGGCCTTTGATGAGTGCCTTCCTTATCCTTCCGATTACGAGAAGACCCGTCTCTCACTCGACAGAACACTTCGCTGGGCCGGACGCTGCAAAGAAGCCCATTCTCGTAAAGATCAATTTCTATATGGAATTATCCAGGGCGGATTCTATAACGATCTCCGGGAAAAAGGTGTGGAGGGTCTTCTTGAGATGGACTTCGATGGCCTAGCCGTCGGTGGACTCTCTGTCGGGGAGCCGCAAGAAAAAATGCTGGAGGTTCTGGAAAAGGTCATCCCAATCATCCCGGACCATAAGCCAAGATACCTGATGGGCGTCGGAAGGCCGGAGGATCTGGTCGAGGGGGTCCAGCGGGGCGTCGATATCTTTGACTGCGTCCTCCCGACCCGCCACGCAAGGACCGGAGCGCTCTTTACCCATGGGGGCGAAATCCACATCAAGAACGCGCGGTACAAAGAGGATGACCGGCCACTTGACCCGGACTGCGGGTGTTACACCTGCCGCCATTTTTCGAGGGCCTATTTGCGCCATCTCTTCATGGCAAAAGAACTTTTAGCAATCCGCTTGAACTCCCTACACAATTTATATTATTATCTAGGGTTGTTAAAAGGGCTCCGCCAAGCGATCGAGAAAGATTCTCTGGAGGATTTCTGTCGTAAATTCTACCAAAGGCGTCAGTCCACCCAGGAATAG
- a CDS encoding arginine--tRNA ligase, giving the protein MKTALIKWIEFVVGVAQEAGTLKAANGLTIPLEAPKKVGHGDFATTLPLLLAKTEGRPPRDIATQLAKQLNDPALRNAFEVANRLDGGSPLPSIEKIEVAGPGYINFFMTKASWHQELINILQEDKNYGRASEGTGKRIQIEFVSANPTGPLHVAHGRAAALGDALARLLESVGYQVDREYYINDVGGQMRLLGESTYLRYRALFGQEIDLPEEGYKGEYIIDIARAVREEESDRYMYGPAETHLPFFTRYSYEKILAWIRRDLHTFRVHFNSWTPEAEIHRDKKIDAVFELLRSKKVLFEEEGALWVKTSRYGDDKDRVVRRSNGVMTYFASDIAYHREKFERGYDRLINIWGADHHGYIGRIKAVVEAMGYAPDRLQILIHQLVNLLRDGRKIKMSKRSGEFVTLRDVMDEVGVDATRFFFLMRRSDTSLDFDLELAKKATNENPVFYVQYAHARLCSIERVAKDRGWDVEDAVRGITVEDLSPLTLPEEQALIRQAARYPDLVLSAAEALEPHRITFYLQELAGLLHRFYFGQRVITEDAALTKARLVLMRTIKIVLQNGLDLLGITAPEQM; this is encoded by the coding sequence ATGAAAACCGCGTTAATCAAATGGATTGAATTCGTTGTCGGCGTGGCACAAGAAGCGGGAACACTGAAAGCCGCCAACGGTCTAACAATTCCCCTCGAAGCCCCCAAAAAAGTGGGTCATGGTGATTTCGCGACGACGCTCCCCCTGCTCCTGGCCAAAACGGAAGGACGTCCCCCGAGAGACATCGCGACACAACTCGCAAAACAACTGAATGATCCGGCCCTGAGAAATGCGTTTGAAGTGGCGAATCGACTGGACGGCGGTTCACCACTTCCTTCCATCGAAAAAATTGAGGTCGCCGGACCGGGATATATTAATTTCTTTATGACCAAGGCGTCCTGGCATCAGGAACTCATCAATATCCTTCAAGAGGATAAAAACTATGGCCGGGCGTCGGAGGGAACAGGAAAGCGGATTCAGATCGAATTTGTCAGCGCCAATCCGACCGGACCGCTTCACGTCGCGCACGGACGGGCCGCGGCGCTTGGAGACGCGCTTGCCCGGCTTCTAGAATCAGTTGGATACCAAGTCGACCGGGAATATTATATTAATGACGTCGGCGGACAGATGCGCCTCTTGGGCGAATCCACCTACCTGCGTTACCGCGCGCTGTTTGGACAGGAGATCGATCTCCCTGAGGAGGGGTACAAGGGGGAGTACATCATCGATATTGCCAGGGCAGTGAGGGAAGAAGAAAGTGACCGCTACATGTACGGCCCTGCGGAAACACATCTTCCCTTCTTCACCCGATACAGCTATGAGAAAATCCTGGCTTGGATCCGTCGAGACCTGCATACCTTCCGGGTTCATTTCAACTCCTGGACACCGGAGGCAGAGATTCATCGGGATAAAAAGATTGATGCGGTCTTCGAGCTCTTAAGATCCAAAAAGGTCCTCTTCGAGGAAGAGGGGGCCCTCTGGGTAAAAACAAGCCGTTACGGGGACGACAAGGACCGCGTCGTGAGGCGGAGCAACGGTGTGATGACCTATTTTGCCTCAGACATCGCCTATCATCGGGAAAAGTTCGAGCGGGGATACGATCGCCTGATTAATATCTGGGGGGCGGACCATCATGGATACATCGGACGCATCAAGGCCGTGGTCGAGGCCATGGGATATGCCCCCGACCGGCTCCAGATCCTGATCCACCAGTTGGTGAATCTGTTGCGGGATGGCCGGAAGATCAAGATGTCCAAACGGTCAGGTGAGTTTGTTACGCTCAGAGACGTGATGGATGAGGTCGGCGTCGACGCAACCCGTTTCTTTTTCTTGATGCGTCGTTCCGATACCTCTCTCGATTTTGATCTGGAGCTGGCCAAGAAAGCCACGAATGAAAACCCTGTTTTTTATGTACAATATGCCCATGCCCGCCTCTGCAGCATCGAAAGAGTGGCAAAAGACCGGGGCTGGGATGTTGAAGATGCGGTGCGCGGGATTACCGTGGAAGATCTGTCCCCGCTCACCCTGCCCGAAGAACAGGCGCTGATCAGGCAGGCCGCGCGCTACCCGGACCTCGTCCTCTCCGCAGCAGAGGCCCTGGAACCCCACCGGATTACCTTCTATCTGCAGGAACTGGCGGGATTGCTCCATCGGTTTTATTTTGGGCAGCGTGTTATTACGGAAGACGCGGCCCTGACGAAGGCCCGGCTGGTCCTGATGCGCACGATCAAGATCGTCCTTCAAAATGGACTCGACCTGCTCGGCATCACCGCTCCGGAGCAGATGTGA